Proteins found in one Etheostoma spectabile isolate EspeVRDwgs_2016 chromosome 14, UIUC_Espe_1.0, whole genome shotgun sequence genomic segment:
- the arhgef2a gene encoding rho guanine nucleotide exchange factor 2 isoform X5, which translates to MSRVANLSKLRQERMREINQRNKEREHMREREKVAREREARYSNGHLFTSLTVSGTTLCSACNKSITAKEALSCPTCNVTIHNRCRDTLPNCAKMKQRQQKTIPMRNNSLQNVTLRTKTPGMRERPSSAIYPSDSFRQSLLGSRRGRSTLSLSKSVSTNNIAGTLNDDSPLGLRRILSQSTDSLSFRTRAMSVESLNDDGDNYYTSVLEELELEGQDFKADSWSMAVDNNYLQTHRKNVIKRQDVIYELIQTELHHMRTLRIMERVFRQGMLEELQLDPCTVHAMFPCLDQLIRIHSNFLAKLLMRHNSSLQSGSSRNFTIHQLGDILLEQFSDQCADDMRKTYAEFCSRHLKAVKLYKELLARDKKFQCFIRRMSRGPLLRCHGVQECILLVTQRISKYPVIVQRILENTTDDAEEASFLAQALSMVRELLSSIDQQMEDLEQTQRLQEIQAKLDQRSEAKVRGGGLFKPGELSRRRLVHEGTLFWKTPGSRPKDTQVLLMTDILVFLQEKDQKYIFPCLDKSPVLSLQNLIVRDIANQERGMFLISDSSPPEMYEFHAATKEEKNIWIRHIQRTVSRCPSREEFPLIETEHKAHLRRLKAELQQKDREMLELLQERVILFCELAEMTSGHEGLQPPITRYLFRADTAQAPRAEKLLLDATTEVDRLSELLLGSSVDIPLPWQHNHMEVVETSDQDLSLNGAQDFFAAKLSMRSPTVCG; encoded by the exons aataaagagagagagcacatgagggagcgagagaaggtggcaagagagagggaggcacGTTACAGCAATGGTCACCTCTTCACGTCATTGACAGTGTCAGGAACCACACTCTGTTCAGCATGCAACAAGAGTATTACTGCCAAGGAGGCGCTCAGCTGCCCCA CCTGCAATGTCACTATCCACAACCGCTGTCGAGACACTTTGCCAAACTGTGCCAAAATGAAACAAAGG cagcagaagacTATCCCAATGAGGAATAACTCCTTGCAGAATGTTACACTGCGCACAAAAA CTCCTGGAATGCGCGAGCGTCCCAGTTCAGCCATCTACCCTTCGGACAGCTTCCGACAGTCCCTGCTGGGATCTCGCCGTGGTCGCTCCACCCTATCCCTGTCCAAGAGTGTCTCCACAAACAACATTGCAGG gacCCTGAATGACGACTCTCCCCTGGGACTGCGCAGGATCCTTTCCCAGTCCACAGActccctgagcttcaggaccaGAGCTATGTCAGTGGAGTCTCTCAATGATGACG GAGATAACTACTACACTTCAGTGTTGGAGGAGTTGGAACTCGAGGGCCAGGACTTCAAGGCGGACTCATGGAGCATGGCTGTGGACAACAATTACTTGCAGACACACCGCAAAAACGTCATCAAGAGGCAGGATGTCATCTATG AGTTGATTCAGACTGAGCTGCACCACATGCGAACGCTGCGTATCATGGAAAGGGTGTTCCGGCAAGGCATGCTGGAGGAGCTTCAGCTAGACCCGTGCACCGTGCATGCCATGTTCCCCTGCCTGGACCAGCTGATCAGGATACATTCCAATTTCCTGGCAAAGCTTCTCATGCGGCACAACAGCAGCCTGCAGTCTGGATCCAGCCGCAACTTCACCATTCACCAGCTGGGGGACATACTGCTGGAGCAG TTTTCAGACCAGTGTGCAGACGACATGCGAAAGACCTACGCTGAGTTCTGCAGCCGCCACTTGAAGGCTGTCAAATTGTACAAAGAACTGCTGGCCAGAGACAAAAAGTTCCAGTGCTTCATACGG CGGATGAGTCGTGGACCCTTGCTACGTTGCCATGGTGTTCAGGAGTGCATCTTGTTGGTGACTCAGCGGATCTCCAAGTATCCTGTCATTGTTCAGCGCATTCTGGAAAATACCACTG ATGATGCAGAAGAAGCCTCCTTTCTTGCCCAGGCTCTCTCCATGGTCAGAGAACTTCTTAGTTCAATAGACCAACAG ATGGAGGACCTGGAGCAAACACAGCGGCTGCAAGAGATCCAGGCCAAGCTGGACCAGCGGTCCGAGGCCAAAGTAAGGGGTGGAGGACTGTTCAAGCCTGGAGAGCTGTCCCGCCGGAGACTTGTCCATGAAGGGACCCTTTTCTGGAAAACCCCGGGATCCCGGCCCAAAG ataCACAGGTCTTATTGATGACAGACATCCTGGTGTTTCTGCAGGAGAAAGACCAAAAATACATCTTTCCATGTCTG GACAAGTCTCCAGTACTGTCTCTTCAGAACCTGATAGTGAGGGATATAGCCAACCAGGAGCGTGGGATGTTCCTCATCAGCGACTCCTCTCCTCCTGAGATGTACGAGTTCCATGCTGCCACCAAGGAGGAGAAGAACATCTGGATACGCCACATCCAGCGCACCGTCAGcag gtgccCATCGAGAGAGGAGTTCCCCCTCATAGAGACTGAACACAAGGCTCATCTTAGGAGACTCAAAG CTGAGCTGCAGCAGAAGGACCGGGAGATGCTGGAGCTCCTACAGGAGAGGGTGATTCTGTTCTGTGAGCTGGCAGAGATGACGAGTGGTCACGAGGGCCTGCAACCTCCCATCACTCGCTATCTGTTCAGGGCAGACACCGCCCAAGCGCCGCGCGCTGAGAAACTGCTGCTGGACGCCACGACCGAGG TGGACAGGTTGAGTGAGCTCCTGCTGGGTTCCAGCGTGGACATCCCTCTCCCATGGCAGCACAACCACATGGAGGTGGTAGAAACCA GTGATCAGGATCTGTCGCTCAATGGAGCACAGGATTTCTTTGCGGCAAAG CTCAGCATGAGGAGTCCCACAGTATGTGGTTAA